The following are encoded in a window of Labrus bergylta chromosome 16, fLabBer1.1, whole genome shotgun sequence genomic DNA:
- the si:ch211-157c3.4 gene encoding lipopolysaccharide-induced tumor necrosis factor-alpha factor homolog-like — MSADGKKQLPPYIIPEGQGQGDGVTVYKVHSPFDFQNDRPNAGNVQQVFTSGGGGVGSGLESGDGKRRFVSDSALGDSPGMTSCTSCQQQVMTNVTYKAGTYAWLMCLLFICCGLILCCCLIPFFMKRFKDAYHTCPRCNRVLHVEKRKCCK, encoded by the exons aTGAGTGCAGATGGAAAAAAGCAACTCCCTCCCTACATCATACCAG AAGGTCAAGGTCAAGGGGATGGAGTGACGGTTTACAAGGTCCACAGCCCCTTCGATTTTCAGAACGACAGGCCCAACGCGGGTAATGTCCAGCaag TCTTCACCAGCGGAGGCGGAGGTGTTGGTTCAGGTCTGGAAAGTGGTGATGGCAAAAGACGGTTTGTGAGCGATTCAGCACTCGGGGATTCTCCAGGAATGACGTCCTGCACGTCCTGCCAGCAACAGGTCATGACCAATGTCACCTACAAAGCAGGGACGTACGCCTGGCTCATGTGCTTACTCTTCATCTGCTGCGG GTTAAtcctgtgctgctgcctgaTTCCCTTCTTCATGAAGAGGTTCAAGGACGCGTACCACACATGCCCCCGCTGCAATAGAGTGCTGCATGTGGAGAAGAGGAAatgctgtaaataa